In Brachyspira pilosicoli, the genomic window GAGCTTTCAGGGGGTGAGCTTCAGAGGGTTTTTTTAGCTAGGACTTTAGTGCAAAATCCAAGCATAATACTTATGGATGAGCCTACTAATCATTTAGATTTGAATAGTCAGATAGAGTTGATTTATAATTTGAAAGAGTGGGTTAAAGAAGGTAGTCGATGTATTATAGCAGTTCTTCATGATATTAATGCTGTATTAAATTTTGCTGATAAATTATTGGTTTTAAAAAATGGCGGCTCTAAATATTTTGGAAGTATTGATGACTTTGATATTAGGTTATTGAATGATATATATGGTATTAATGTGGTTGAATATATGCACAATTCATTAAATAAATGGTGATTTTATTTTTTAATTTTTTTGTAAAAAACACCTTGATTTTTATTTATAATTATATTATACTTTATAATATAATTAGGAGGAAATAGGTTAGAATCCTATACGAGCCCGTCACTGTGTTTGGTAGCGAAACTTCTTTTTAATATTAAATCGCTAATATTAAAAAACCATTGCTTATTAGTGAGAAGGTGAAGCGTAGATAGCCATAAGTCAGGATATTCCTTTTTGTTACAAAACTCGGGAGCAGTTTTTATACAATCAGAATATTATAAACTCCCTAAGTCATAAACCTTGTATTTAGGATTTTAAGAGAATGATTTGTTAGTTTAAAGTATGTTTTTTTTATTATTTTAAAGTCAACCGCTTGATTTTTTGATATATATATACTATACTTTCTTTAGTAGAAAAGATTGGTTTTCTATAAATATTCTTTTGGAGTTTAAAGAGATGAGGTTGAAAACTAAACTTCTTAACACTGTGTATGAGTTTAAAGATTTAAAAGAAGTGTTAGGTAAAGCTAATGAAGAGAGGTCGGGGGATAGCTTAGTTGGTTTATGTGCTGAGACTTCTAAGGAAAGGGTTGCCGCTAAAGAGGTTTTGGCTAATTTAACCATAGCTGATATTAGGAATAATCCAGTTGTTTCATACGAGGAAGATGAAGTTACTCGTATAATACAGGATCAGGTGAATGAGAGGATTTATGATGAAATAAAAAACTGGACTATGTCTGATTTTAGGGAGTGGATATTATCTAATCACACAACAGGTGAGATGATAAAAAGAGTCAGCAGAGGTATTACTAGTGAAGTTGTTGCTGGTGTATGTAAGCTTATGTCAAATTTGGATTTGATATATGCAGCTTCAAAGATAAGAATAACAGCTCATTGTAATACTACTATAGGTCAAGAAGGTACACTTTCATTCAGACTTCAGCCTAATCACCCTACTGATGATGTAGATGGAATAATAGTTTCTACTATGGAAGGTCTTAGTTATGGAGTAGGTGATGCTGTTATAGGTTTGAATCCTGTAAACGATTCGGTAGAAAGTGTTACAAGAGTTTTAAATGCTTTTACAGATCTTAAAAACAAATTCAAGATACCAACTCAAGTTTGTGTTTTGGCGCACGTTACTACACAAATAGAAGCAATTAAAAAAGGCGCTCCATCTGATTTGATTTTCCAAAGTATAGCAGGAAGTCAGAAAGGTAATGAAGCTTTTGGTATAAGCGGAGATTTAATATCTGAGGCTTTAGATGTTGCTTTGCATTATGGTACAGGAGTTGGTCCTAACGTTTTATATTTTGAAACAGGTCAAGGTTCTGAGGCTTCGTCTGAGGCAAATCATGGTGCTGACCAAGTAACTATGGAAGCAAGATGTTATGGTTTTGCTAAAAAATATAGTCCATTCTTAGTAAACACAGTAGTAGGATTTATTGGTCCTGAATATCTTTACAATTCTAAACAAGTTATTAGAGCAGGTCTTGAAGATCACTTTATGGGTAAGCTTACAGGAATTTCTATGGGTTGTGATGCTTGTTATACTAACCACATGAAAGCAGATCAAAATGATATTGAGAATTTAGCTGTATTGTTATCAGCAGCTGGCTGTAACTACTTTATGGGAATACCAGCAGGCGACGATGTAATGTTGA contains:
- a CDS encoding ethanolamine ammonia-lyase subunit EutB; the protein is MRLKTKLLNTVYEFKDLKEVLGKANEERSGDSLVGLCAETSKERVAAKEVLANLTIADIRNNPVVSYEEDEVTRIIQDQVNERIYDEIKNWTMSDFREWILSNHTTGEMIKRVSRGITSEVVAGVCKLMSNLDLIYAASKIRITAHCNTTIGQEGTLSFRLQPNHPTDDVDGIIVSTMEGLSYGVGDAVIGLNPVNDSVESVTRVLNAFTDLKNKFKIPTQVCVLAHVTTQIEAIKKGAPSDLIFQSIAGSQKGNEAFGISGDLISEALDVALHYGTGVGPNVLYFETGQGSEASSEANHGADQVTMEARCYGFAKKYSPFLVNTVVGFIGPEYLYNSKQVIRAGLEDHFMGKLTGISMGCDACYTNHMKADQNDIENLAVLLSAAGCNYFMGIPAGDDVMLNYQCTGYHEAPTLRQLLGLKPIKEFEEWLENMGIWKNGRLTDIAGDASIFMK